A DNA window from Porphyromonas gingivalis ATCC 33277 contains the following coding sequences:
- a CDS encoding nucleotide exchange factor GrpE produces MNKQKNNRERTPQPEQDTERDEQLTNSHENDIDSAPAAEENDKVADPVEELTAQLAALNDTHLRLMAEYDNYRKRTLKEKSELIRNGGEKVLVDLLPVIDDFERALSNLGDMSEPAAIKGGVELIYSKFMDYLQKQGVKKIETADLPFDADLCDAVAMIPAPSAEQKGKVIDCVKTGYTLNDKVIRHAHVVVGE; encoded by the coding sequence ATGAACAAGCAAAAAAACAATCGCGAACGAACGCCTCAGCCCGAACAGGATACCGAAAGAGACGAACAACTGACAAACAGTCACGAAAATGATATAGATAGTGCCCCCGCAGCCGAAGAGAACGACAAGGTGGCAGACCCGGTGGAGGAGCTCACGGCTCAGTTGGCTGCTCTTAACGACACCCATCTGCGTTTGATGGCAGAGTATGACAACTACCGCAAACGGACACTCAAGGAAAAGAGCGAACTTATCCGCAATGGAGGAGAAAAGGTGCTCGTGGATCTGCTGCCCGTGATCGACGACTTCGAGCGCGCCCTCAGCAATCTGGGCGACATGTCGGAGCCTGCTGCCATCAAAGGAGGAGTGGAGCTGATCTACAGCAAGTTCATGGACTATCTGCAGAAGCAGGGTGTCAAAAAGATAGAAACCGCAGACCTGCCATTCGATGCCGACCTCTGCGATGCCGTAGCCATGATCCCGGCACCTTCGGCCGAGCAGAAAGGTAAGGTAATAGACTGTGTAAAGACGGGCTATACGCTCAACGACAAAGTGATACGTCACGCTCATGTGGTGGTGGGAGAATGA
- the dnaJ gene encoding molecular chaperone DnaJ yields MAEKRDYYEVLGVSKNATDDELKKAYRKKAIQYHPDKNPGDKEAEEHFKEVAEAYDVLSDPEKRSRYDQFGHAGLGGAAGGGFSGGGMSMEDIFSRFGDLFGGFGGFGGFSDMGGSSRRRVRRGSDLRVRVKLSLADISKGVEKKVKVKKQVVCSKCRGDGTEEANGKTTCQTCHGTGVVTRVSNTFLGAMQTQSTCPTCHGEGEIITKPCSKCKGEGVEIGEEVISFHIPAGVAEGMQMSVNGKGNAAPRGGVNGDLIVVIAEEPDPNLIRNGNDLIYNLLISVPLAIKGGSVEVPTIDGRAKIRIEAGTQPGKMLRLRNKGLPSVNGYGTGDQLVNVNVYIPESIDAKDEQAIAAMENSDSFKPTDAARKDIDKKYREMLD; encoded by the coding sequence ATGGCAGAAAAAAGAGACTATTACGAAGTCCTCGGTGTATCGAAGAATGCCACCGACGATGAACTGAAAAAAGCATATCGCAAGAAGGCTATCCAATACCATCCGGATAAGAACCCCGGTGACAAGGAGGCCGAAGAGCACTTCAAAGAGGTAGCCGAAGCCTACGACGTATTGAGCGATCCAGAGAAGCGCAGTCGATACGACCAGTTCGGCCATGCCGGATTGGGCGGAGCTGCCGGTGGAGGTTTCAGCGGAGGCGGTATGTCCATGGAGGATATTTTCAGTCGCTTCGGTGATCTATTCGGTGGGTTCGGCGGTTTCGGCGGATTTTCCGATATGGGCGGTAGCAGTCGCAGACGTGTTCGCAGAGGGTCTGACCTGCGAGTACGAGTGAAGCTTTCTTTGGCCGATATAAGTAAAGGTGTGGAGAAGAAAGTGAAAGTGAAAAAGCAGGTAGTGTGCAGCAAATGTCGTGGCGATGGCACGGAAGAAGCCAATGGCAAGACTACCTGCCAGACCTGTCATGGGACCGGCGTGGTTACACGTGTGAGTAACACTTTCCTTGGGGCCATGCAGACCCAGAGCACCTGTCCCACTTGCCACGGAGAGGGTGAGATCATCACGAAGCCATGCTCCAAGTGTAAGGGCGAAGGAGTGGAGATCGGCGAAGAGGTGATCTCATTCCACATCCCTGCCGGTGTAGCCGAAGGAATGCAAATGTCCGTGAACGGCAAGGGAAATGCCGCGCCCCGAGGAGGCGTGAATGGCGACTTGATAGTCGTGATCGCCGAGGAACCGGATCCGAATCTGATCCGCAATGGCAACGATCTGATATACAATCTGCTTATATCCGTTCCGTTGGCTATAAAAGGAGGTAGTGTGGAAGTGCCGACGATAGACGGACGAGCCAAGATCCGCATCGAGGCGGGGACACAACCCGGCAAGATGCTGCGTTTGCGCAATAAGGGGTTGCCCAGCGTAAACGGCTATGGCACGGGAGACCAACTGGTGAATGTCAATGTCTATATCCCCGAATCGATCGATGCCAAAGATGAGCAGGCTATCGCAGCGATGGAAAACTCGGACAGCTTCAAACCTACCGATGCTGCTCGTAAGGATATAGACAAGAAATACAGAGAGATGCTGGATTGA